In Planctomycetia bacterium, the following proteins share a genomic window:
- a CDS encoding acyl-CoA desaturase — translation MYLKTAAILAWLALSFGLLLFAHFTWWLAVPLAVSLGLAVAAVGFSIQHDGNHGAYSEHRWINKLASMTLDMLGGSSYVWARKHNTIHHSYTNVAGHDDDIDVGLLGRLSPHQRRLKLHRVQHFYLWALYGFLPVKWHLYDDFRDVIVGRIGSYRFPRPRNWDLVTFLGGKTLFFSLAFGVPMLLHPWWCVLAIYGIASWVQGVTLSVVFQMAHCVEEAAFPQPCPDTGRIESNWAVHQIATTVDFAPRNRPLAWLVGGLNYQIEHHLFPQICHIHYPALAKVVEELCAEFGLTYKSNRTFRAGVASHFRWLRRMGMPNVEFAPVLVARA, via the coding sequence GTTCCCTTGGCGGTGTCCCTGGGACTGGCCGTCGCCGCGGTCGGCTTCAGTATTCAGCACGACGGCAATCACGGCGCCTATTCGGAGCACCGATGGATCAACAAACTGGCGTCCATGACATTGGACATGCTGGGCGGCAGTTCATACGTCTGGGCGCGAAAGCACAACACGATTCACCACAGCTACACAAACGTCGCGGGACACGACGATGACATCGACGTCGGCCTGCTCGGGCGTTTGTCACCTCACCAGAGGCGATTGAAGCTGCACCGCGTGCAGCACTTTTATCTCTGGGCGCTCTATGGGTTTTTGCCGGTCAAGTGGCACCTTTATGATGATTTCCGCGACGTCATCGTCGGGCGAATCGGCAGCTACCGCTTTCCAAGGCCGCGCAATTGGGACCTGGTGACCTTCCTCGGAGGCAAGACCCTCTTCTTCTCACTTGCGTTCGGTGTGCCCATGCTGCTGCATCCGTGGTGGTGCGTTCTGGCGATCTACGGCATTGCCTCATGGGTGCAGGGCGTGACCCTGAGCGTCGTCTTTCAGATGGCACACTGCGTCGAGGAAGCCGCCTTTCCACAGCCGTGTCCCGACACCGGGCGAATCGAGTCCAATTGGGCCGTGCACCAGATCGCGACGACCGTGGATTTTGCGCCGCGCAATCGGCCGCTCGCATGGCTCGTCGGCGGGCTGAATTATCAGATCGAGCACCACCTCTTTCCTCAGATATGCCACATCCACTATCCGGCGCTGGCTAAGGTTGTCGAGGAGCTGTGCGCTGAGTTCGGGCTGACCTATAAGTCAAACAGGACTTTTCGCGCCGGCGTGGCCTCGCACTTTCGCTGGCTCAGGCGCATGGGGATGCCAAATGTCGAGTTTGCCCCCGTCCTCGTGGCCCGGGCGTAA